A window of the Oscillospiraceae bacterium NTUH-002-81 genome harbors these coding sequences:
- the pfkA gene encoding 6-phosphofructokinase — MIDGKKCIGVLTSGGDAPGMNVAIRSVVRTALHNDIIPMGVVRGYNGLLEKNFRIMEFTSVSNILKKGGTILFTARCKEFYEAKYREQAYKNAVEAGIDGLIVIGGDGSYNGARYLSELGLPCIGIPGTIDNDIACTESTIGYDTAMNTVVDLVDRLNDTSQSHHRCTVVEVMGRHAGHMALNTGIACGAVAIVTEETPMDINEICARIFHAMECGKHHFIIVVSEGVGETEKMARDIQNLTGIDTRSSILGHVQRGGSPSLRDRVMASQMGNYAVHLLKDGIGNRVVAMQGGKIVDFDIQEALQMKKGLDMDLYHVMEEIT; from the coding sequence ATGATTGATGGAAAAAAATGTATCGGTGTACTGACCAGCGGCGGCGACGCGCCGGGGATGAATGTGGCGATCCGCAGCGTGGTGCGGACAGCCCTTCACAATGATATCATTCCCATGGGTGTTGTCCGGGGATATAACGGCCTTCTGGAGAAAAATTTCCGGATCATGGAATTTACGTCCGTGTCCAATATCCTGAAAAAAGGCGGGACGATCCTGTTTACCGCCAGATGTAAGGAATTTTACGAGGCAAAATACCGGGAACAGGCGTACAAAAATGCAGTGGAAGCCGGCATAGACGGCCTGATCGTCATCGGCGGAGACGGCTCCTATAACGGCGCCAGGTATCTGTCGGAGCTGGGCCTGCCCTGCATCGGCATTCCGGGCACCATCGACAATGATATCGCCTGCACGGAATCCACCATTGGCTATGATACGGCCATGAATACGGTGGTGGATCTGGTGGACCGGCTCAACGATACGTCCCAGTCCCATCATCGCTGCACGGTCGTGGAGGTCATGGGACGCCATGCCGGACATATGGCGCTGAATACCGGCATTGCCTGCGGCGCAGTTGCCATTGTGACGGAGGAGACCCCCATGGACATCAACGAGATCTGTGCGCGGATCTTCCATGCCATGGAGTGCGGCAAGCACCATTTCATCATTGTGGTATCCGAGGGCGTGGGAGAGACGGAAAAGATGGCCAGAGATATCCAGAATCTCACGGGCATTGACACCCGTTCCTCCATTCTCGGCCATGTGCAGCGGGGCGGCAGCCCGTCCCTGCGGGATCGCGTGATGGCCAGTCAGATGGGCAACTATGCGGTACATCTGTTAAAAGATGGCATCGGCAACCGGGTAGTGGCCATGCAGGGAGGAAAGATCGTGGATTTCGATATCCAGGAAGCCCTGCAGATGAAGAAGGGGCTGGATATGGATCTTTATCATGTGATGGAAGAGATCACGTAA
- a CDS encoding Cof-type HAD-IIB family hydrolase, translated as MTDRTRQALFRYMEAGGTVVLASGRPTYGVWPIAKELQLDVYGGYILSFNGGNMIDCKTQNIIYQKKLREKLPAILARFAKEQGVAILTYEGEQIITETPADVYVQKEAFVNRMPVKQVEDFGAYVDFPVTKCLIVGDGDHMVTVEQRLKELLGAECCIFRSEPYFLEVVPKGIDKAQSLDRLNTYLGKRADDTAAFGDGFNDCSMIAYAGLGVAMGNAQDAVKDVADEITGTNDADGVAVVVERFLQEI; from the coding sequence GTGACAGATCGGACAAGACAGGCGCTGTTCCGTTATATGGAAGCGGGCGGCACGGTGGTGCTGGCCTCCGGGCGGCCAACCTACGGGGTATGGCCCATTGCAAAGGAATTACAGCTGGACGTGTACGGCGGGTATATCCTGTCCTTCAACGGCGGCAATATGATCGACTGCAAAACGCAGAACATCATTTATCAGAAAAAACTGCGGGAAAAGCTGCCGGCCATTCTGGCCCGGTTTGCAAAAGAACAGGGCGTTGCCATATTGACCTACGAGGGAGAGCAGATCATCACCGAGACCCCGGCGGACGTTTATGTGCAGAAGGAAGCATTTGTGAATCGGATGCCGGTGAAACAGGTGGAAGATTTTGGCGCCTATGTGGATTTCCCGGTGACGAAATGCCTGATCGTGGGCGACGGGGATCACATGGTGACGGTGGAGCAGCGGCTGAAGGAGCTGCTGGGCGCGGAGTGCTGTATTTTCCGGTCGGAGCCCTATTTCCTGGAGGTGGTGCCCAAGGGCATCGACAAGGCCCAGTCCCTGGACCGGCTGAACACCTATCTGGGAAAACGGGCGGATGATACCGCAGCCTTCGGTGACGGGTTCAATGATTGCTCCATGATCGCCTATGCCGGTCTGGGCGTGGCCATGGGGAATGCCCAGGATGCGGTAAAAGATGTGGCGGATGAGATTACCGGGACCAACGATGCAGACGGCGTGGCCGTTGTCGTGGAACGGTTTTTACAGGAAATATAA
- a CDS encoding histidine phosphatase family protein — MKIYIVRHGETDWNGPRRLQGRSDIPLNETGIEEAKITGEALKDVPFAAAFVSPLTRTRQTAELLIRDRHIPVYEDARIIEMCFGVYEGLSVVNPKYLVKDPVYCDVFLNHPDQYEAPEGGETFYEVCARTQDFLNDLAHRQEYADKCVLVVSHGGAIHGMLNQLCFGGDVSRFWGERHMENCEVAVVEAKDGKLTLLEEGKLYY; from the coding sequence ATGAAGATATATATTGTCCGCCACGGGGAGACAGACTGGAACGGCCCGAGACGCCTGCAGGGCAGATCGGACATCCCGCTGAATGAGACGGGGATCGAGGAAGCGAAGATCACCGGGGAGGCGCTGAAAGACGTGCCCTTTGCAGCGGCCTTTGTCAGTCCTCTGACCCGGACAAGACAGACAGCAGAGCTTCTCATCCGGGACCGGCACATTCCGGTGTACGAGGATGCACGGATCATCGAGATGTGTTTTGGCGTCTATGAGGGGTTGAGCGTCGTGAACCCGAAGTATCTGGTGAAGGATCCGGTGTACTGTGATGTGTTTCTGAACCATCCGGATCAGTATGAAGCGCCGGAGGGCGGCGAGACGTTCTATGAGGTGTGCGCCCGGACGCAGGATTTCCTGAATGATCTGGCACACCGGCAGGAATATGCGGACAAGTGCGTGCTGGTGGTATCCCACGGCGGCGCAATTCATGGCATGCTCAATCAGCTTTGCTTTGGCGGGGATGTGAGCCGTTTCTGGGGAGAGCGGCACATGGAGAACTGTGAAGTGGCTGTCGTGGAAGCGAAGGACGGAAAGCTGACGCTTCTGGAAGAAGGGAAACTTTACTACTAA
- a CDS encoding carbohydrate kinase family protein: MHVSRRYEILDIVDRVGGGDSFFGGLVYGLSHYEKDLDAALEFATAASCLKLGIPGDFNRVSAAEVEQLMKGVGAQIQR; the protein is encoded by the coding sequence ATGCATGTGTCCAGACGGTATGAGATCCTGGATATCGTGGATCGGGTCGGCGGCGGCGACAGCTTCTTCGGCGGTCTGGTGTATGGTCTGTCCCATTATGAGAAGGATCTGGATGCAGCACTGGAATTTGCCACAGCAGCTTCCTGCCTGAAGCTTGGCATTCCCGGAGATTTCAACCGGGTGAGCGCGGCAGAGGTAGAACAGCTCATGAAGGGTGTTGGGGCGCAGATTCAGCGGTAA
- a CDS encoding sugar kinase has protein sequence MKVLTFGEIMLRLRAPWHERLFQSGSLEATFGGGEANVAVSLANYGVDVEYFTILPDNTIADACVRELRKFGVDTRKIQRGEGRMGLYFLEAGSNQIPSRVVYDRAYSAISLADPASVDWKTVLAGRDWFHISGITPAISRTAMELSLAAVHTAKEMGLTVSCDFNYRNSLWKYEGADVKKTMSQLLTCVDVLSIGEDDVRTRLGIPVELSETDTKVQRFEKLDAALMAAYPNLKLVVNTMRESMSAERNGWSACLYDGKNHACVQTV, from the coding sequence ATGAAAGTACTGACATTTGGAGAAATTATGCTGCGGCTGCGGGCACCTTGGCACGAAAGACTGTTCCAGAGCGGCAGCCTGGAGGCCACCTTTGGCGGCGGCGAGGCCAACGTGGCCGTATCACTGGCAAACTACGGCGTGGATGTGGAATATTTTACGATTCTGCCGGACAACACCATCGCGGATGCCTGCGTGCGGGAGCTGCGGAAATTTGGGGTGGATACCCGGAAAATTCAGCGGGGTGAGGGACGGATGGGCCTGTATTTCCTGGAGGCCGGTTCCAACCAGATCCCCAGCCGTGTCGTGTATGATCGGGCATATTCTGCCATTTCCCTGGCAGATCCGGCATCCGTAGACTGGAAGACTGTGCTGGCGGGCAGAGACTGGTTCCACATTTCCGGCATCACCCCGGCCATCAGCCGGACTGCCATGGAGCTGAGCCTGGCGGCGGTACACACAGCGAAGGAGATGGGGCTGACGGTGTCCTGTGATTTCAACTACCGGAACAGCCTGTGGAAATATGAGGGCGCCGATGTGAAGAAAACCATGTCCCAGCTGCTGACCTGTGTGGATGTGCTGAGCATCGGTGAGGACGATGTCCGCACAAGACTGGGCATTCCGGTGGAGCTGTCAGAGACAGACACGAAGGTGCAGCGGTTTGAGAAGCTGGATGCAGCGCTGATGGCGGCATATCCGAACCTGAAGCTGGTGGTGAACACCATGCGGGAATCCATGAGCGCGGAGCGAAACGGCTGGTCTGCCTGCCTGTACGACGGAAAAAACCATGCATGTGTCCAGACGGTATGA
- a CDS encoding aminoacyl-histidine dipeptidase: MGVLAGLEPLRVFHYFEEICQIPHGSGNTKAISDYLAGFAREHGLRYLQDTTNNVVIFKEASKGYEDKPTVMLQGHMDMVCAKHPGVEHDFEKDGLRLAVDGDNINAQGTTLGGDDGIAVAYMLAILEADHIKHPALEAVITVDEEIGLLGAKALDASELKSRWMINLDSEAEGVLTVGCAGGVRARLHLPVTYMEAAGTVCKVTVSGLLGGHSGAEIDKGRANANTMMGRVLYRLAECVEFTVASIAGGQADNAIPKSCEATLVLTADQKNEAEACVQKLQEELTEEFRSCDPDIRIGLELGEHQELQAFSYETVEKLIFLLFTLPNGVQRMSPDIEGLVQTSLSLGIVETQEDSVRFVLSIRSSLESEKQLLADKIGYMIRFVGGTVDFAGGYPGWAYRPDSALRELMVQVYREMYGQEPVVEAIHAGLECGLISAKLPGLDCISLGPDMKDIHTPDETLNIPSVKRVWNYLLKVLESC, encoded by the coding sequence ATGGGCGTTTTAGCAGGATTGGAACCACTTCGGGTATTTCATTATTTTGAGGAGATCTGTCAGATCCCCCACGGATCGGGCAACACGAAAGCCATCAGTGACTATCTGGCGGGTTTTGCCAGAGAACACGGCCTTCGCTATCTTCAGGATACCACAAACAACGTGGTGATTTTTAAGGAGGCATCCAAAGGCTACGAGGACAAACCAACGGTGATGCTGCAGGGGCATATGGATATGGTATGCGCCAAACATCCCGGTGTGGAACATGATTTTGAGAAGGACGGTCTTCGGCTGGCGGTGGATGGAGACAACATCAACGCCCAGGGTACAACGCTGGGCGGCGACGATGGCATTGCCGTGGCGTATATGCTGGCCATCCTGGAGGCGGATCATATCAAACATCCGGCACTGGAGGCCGTGATCACCGTGGACGAGGAGATCGGCCTGCTGGGTGCCAAGGCGCTGGATGCCTCAGAACTGAAAAGCCGCTGGATGATCAATCTGGATTCCGAGGCAGAGGGTGTGCTGACCGTAGGCTGTGCAGGCGGCGTCCGGGCCAGACTGCATCTGCCGGTGACATATATGGAAGCAGCGGGAACGGTGTGTAAGGTGACGGTCAGTGGCCTGCTGGGCGGTCATTCCGGTGCGGAGATCGACAAGGGCAGGGCCAACGCCAACACGATGATGGGCCGCGTCCTGTATCGTCTGGCCGAGTGTGTGGAATTCACGGTGGCATCCATTGCGGGCGGACAGGCAGACAACGCCATTCCCAAGAGCTGTGAGGCCACGCTGGTGTTGACGGCAGATCAGAAGAACGAGGCAGAGGCCTGTGTGCAGAAGTTACAGGAGGAGCTTACAGAAGAATTCAGAAGCTGTGATCCAGACATCCGGATCGGACTGGAGCTGGGGGAACATCAGGAGCTGCAGGCATTTTCCTATGAGACAGTGGAGAAGCTGATCTTCCTGCTCTTTACGCTTCCAAACGGCGTGCAGCGCATGAGCCCGGATATCGAGGGGCTGGTACAGACGTCTCTCAGCCTGGGCATTGTGGAAACCCAGGAGGACAGCGTGCGGTTTGTCCTGTCCATCCGCAGCTCTCTGGAATCAGAAAAACAGCTGCTGGCGGATAAGATCGGCTACATGATCCGGTTCGTGGGCGGCACGGTGGATTTCGCAGGCGGCTATCCGGGCTGGGCATACCGGCCGGATTCTGCGCTTCGGGAGCTGATGGTGCAGGTTTACCGGGAGATGTACGGCCAGGAGCCGGTGGTAGAGGCCATTCACGCAGGGCTGGAGTGCGGCCTGATCTCCGCCAAGCTGCCGGGACTGGACTGCATTTCCCTGGGGCCGGACATGAAAGATATCCATACGCCGGATGAGACGCTGAACATCCCGTCCGTGAAGCGGGTGTGGAACTACCTGTTGAAGGTTCTGGAAAGCTGCTGA
- a CDS encoding M20 family metallopeptidase, with product MYKLTAEERERALSLLMKVMAIPSVNGVSREADVADYLKSYFSDTGYPAKVQQIDEKRGNFILEVPGEETDHYMVWNGHMDTVPYGDVSAWATDPAVPVIKEDSRLYGRGASDMKSGLCAMAFALHLLAERGVKPRETVRFLGTCDEEKGGAGAAAILEGNLFGDPDFLLIGEPTDCQLGIAQKGCIWLELTVKGKTCHGAYPWMGINAAEIGFELCQQIKTYVSCMEHPVLSQATASITQVHGGVANNMIPDEVRFIMDVRTVPGVSHEKLLQEIDSLKQVMEISYPGLEVKVQILNERIPVEISRGHHRAKQLRKAAERATGKVPEDMGINFFTDASVFLRKKQVPTLLFGPGSPALCHKTDESMELARYYEAIETYMEFLTMGDEAEG from the coding sequence ATGTATAAATTAACGGCCGAAGAGCGGGAGCGGGCCCTCTCCCTTTTGATGAAGGTGATGGCGATTCCCAGTGTCAACGGGGTATCCCGGGAAGCGGATGTGGCAGATTATCTGAAATCCTATTTTTCAGATACCGGGTATCCGGCGAAAGTGCAGCAGATCGATGAGAAGCGGGGCAATTTTATCCTGGAGGTGCCGGGGGAAGAGACAGATCATTACATGGTATGGAACGGACATATGGACACGGTGCCCTACGGGGATGTGAGCGCCTGGGCCACGGATCCGGCGGTGCCGGTGATCAAAGAGGACAGCAGGCTTTACGGCAGGGGCGCCAGCGATATGAAGAGCGGCCTGTGTGCCATGGCGTTTGCGCTGCACTTGCTGGCAGAGCGGGGTGTGAAGCCCCGGGAGACGGTGCGGTTTTTGGGTACCTGTGATGAAGAAAAGGGAGGCGCTGGTGCGGCGGCCATTCTGGAAGGGAATCTGTTCGGAGATCCGGATTTTCTGCTCATCGGGGAACCGACGGACTGCCAGTTGGGCATTGCCCAGAAGGGCTGTATCTGGCTGGAGCTGACAGTAAAGGGAAAGACGTGTCACGGTGCTTATCCGTGGATGGGCATTAATGCGGCGGAGATCGGCTTCGAGCTGTGCCAGCAGATCAAGACATACGTGTCCTGTATGGAGCACCCGGTGCTGTCTCAGGCAACGGCATCCATCACCCAGGTGCACGGCGGCGTGGCCAACAACATGATCCCGGATGAGGTGCGTTTTATCATGGATGTGCGTACTGTGCCGGGAGTAAGCCACGAAAAGCTTCTGCAGGAGATCGACAGTCTGAAGCAGGTAATGGAGATTTCCTACCCGGGGCTGGAAGTGAAGGTGCAGATCTTAAATGAGCGGATCCCGGTGGAGATTTCCAGAGGACATCATCGGGCAAAACAGCTTCGCAAAGCCGCAGAGCGGGCTACGGGAAAGGTGCCGGAGGATATGGGCATCAACTTTTTCACCGATGCATCGGTATTTTTAAGAAAAAAACAGGTGCCTACTTTACTGTTCGGGCCGGGCAGCCCGGCGCTCTGCCACAAGACGGATGAGAGCATGGAGCTTGCCAGATATTATGAAGCCATAGAGACATATATGGAATTTCTGACCATGGGCGACGAAGCAGAAGGATAA
- a CDS encoding ArgE/DapE family deacylase: MRDLKEVLVEHRDEYIQKLADLVAIDTHDLGHGIAGGLEKEGQEYMKALFADMGADSIVEDQMEEAVIQECLRKYNEGNLGHNYDGRYNVYATFKGNGGRSIMFNSHIDTMPAGNEADWKTPPHEPTIKDGRLYGLGSADMKAGLLASTLAVKLLKDAGYELLGDVTITSVCDEEGGGNGSMQAAMHGIRADGVVNCEGTSGELILAHMGFVFFRVEFEGKANHSGAKWLGVSAIEKAMKVINALSEMEHTWLLTYRHPLLPAPNLNIGVIHGGTAGSTVAGNCYFETCIHYLPRQMSYDMVVKEFTDTVMGVATYDPWMKDHPPKITMYQAGGAFEMDTEHMFVNAFREAFRHSKGIPVRTVGSPAGCDSRIWRNIAGCPTIQFGPGNLEQCHSPNEYVELDAYLDCIFIYAQLILTWAQK; the protein is encoded by the coding sequence ATGAGGGATCTGAAGGAGGTTCTGGTGGAGCACCGGGACGAGTATATACAGAAGCTGGCGGATCTGGTGGCCATCGACACCCATGATCTGGGCCACGGCATTGCCGGTGGTCTGGAAAAAGAAGGACAGGAATATATGAAGGCCCTGTTTGCGGATATGGGCGCGGATTCCATCGTGGAAGACCAGATGGAGGAGGCGGTGATCCAGGAGTGCCTGCGCAAATATAACGAGGGCAATCTGGGACACAACTACGATGGCAGGTACAATGTATATGCCACCTTCAAAGGAAATGGCGGCAGGAGCATCATGTTCAACAGCCATATCGACACCATGCCCGCAGGCAATGAAGCGGACTGGAAGACCCCTCCCCATGAGCCGACCATCAAAGACGGCAGACTGTACGGCCTGGGTTCCGCGGATATGAAGGCCGGGCTGCTGGCCTCCACCCTGGCGGTGAAGCTTCTCAAGGATGCGGGATATGAGCTGCTCGGCGACGTGACCATCACCTCCGTGTGTGACGAGGAGGGCGGCGGTAACGGTTCCATGCAGGCGGCCATGCACGGCATCCGCGCAGACGGCGTGGTGAACTGCGAGGGCACCAGCGGGGAGCTGATCCTGGCCCATATGGGCTTCGTGTTCTTCCGGGTGGAATTTGAGGGAAAAGCCAATCACTCCGGCGCCAAATGGCTGGGCGTCAGCGCCATTGAAAAAGCCATGAAGGTCATCAATGCTCTGTCGGAGATGGAACACACCTGGCTGCTGACTTACCGGCATCCGCTGCTTCCGGCGCCGAACCTGAACATTGGCGTCATCCATGGCGGAACCGCCGGTTCCACGGTGGCCGGAAACTGTTACTTTGAGACTTGCATCCATTATCTGCCCCGGCAGATGTCCTATGACATGGTGGTAAAGGAATTTACCGATACGGTTATGGGTGTGGCAACTTATGATCCGTGGATGAAGGATCATCCGCCGAAGATTACCATGTATCAGGCGGGCGGTGCTTTCGAGATGGATACCGAGCACATGTTTGTCAATGCGTTTCGGGAAGCTTTCCGGCATAGTAAAGGCATACCGGTGCGCACGGTGGGTTCCCCTGCAGGCTGTGATTCCAGAATCTGGAGAAATATTGCCGGGTGCCCTACCATCCAGTTCGGCCCCGGTAATCTGGAGCAGTGCCATTCTCCCAATGAATATGTGGAGCTGGACGCTTACCTGGACTGCATTTTCATCTATGCTCAGCTGATCCTTACCTGGGCGCAGAAGTAA
- a CDS encoding nucleoside hydrolase, giving the protein MDRRKVILDCDPGHDDAVNILLAGRSPKLELLGITTVGGNQLLEKTTINALRVCQHLDIDVPVYQGCGQAMIRERVTSPEIHGESGLDGPVFAPLNRSAEKEHAVNYLTRTLMASDGDITLVPTGPLTNIAMAMRMEPKITSKIREIVLMGGCYQLGNVTPAAEFNIYADADAASVVFHSSVPIVMVGLDVTRKVLCYPAIVDRMRAIDTKAAHLFADLMAFFNKTQKEVFGWEGGPLHDPVTCAYLIDPSVLTVKEMYTEIDNRSEQSYGRTNCDFFGLSDKKPNSKVAIDVDVEKFWDIVEEGIRNYG; this is encoded by the coding sequence ATGGATAGAAGAAAAGTGATTCTGGACTGTGATCCCGGACACGATGATGCGGTGAACATTCTGCTGGCAGGCAGAAGCCCGAAGCTGGAGCTTCTGGGCATCACCACCGTGGGCGGCAACCAGCTGCTGGAGAAGACGACCATCAATGCGCTGCGGGTATGTCAGCATCTGGACATTGACGTGCCGGTTTACCAGGGCTGCGGCCAGGCCATGATCCGGGAACGGGTGACTTCCCCGGAGATCCACGGGGAAAGCGGTCTGGACGGCCCGGTATTTGCACCGTTGAACCGCAGTGCCGAGAAGGAGCATGCAGTCAATTACCTGACCAGGACGCTGATGGCATCCGACGGGGATATCACCCTGGTGCCCACCGGCCCGCTGACGAACATTGCCATGGCCATGCGCATGGAGCCGAAGATCACCTCCAAGATCAGAGAGATCGTGCTCATGGGCGGCTGCTATCAGCTGGGAAATGTGACCCCGGCGGCAGAGTTTAACATTTATGCGGATGCGGATGCGGCTTCTGTGGTATTCCATTCCAGCGTGCCCATCGTCATGGTGGGACTGGATGTGACGAGAAAGGTGCTCTGCTATCCGGCCATCGTGGACCGGATGCGTGCCATCGACACGAAAGCAGCCCATCTGTTTGCAGACCTGATGGCGTTCTTCAACAAGACCCAGAAGGAAGTGTTTGGCTGGGAGGGCGGCCCGCTGCATGATCCCGTGACGTGCGCATACCTGATTGATCCGTCGGTGCTGACGGTGAAGGAGATGTACACCGAGATCGACAACCGCAGTGAGCAGAGCTACGGCAGGACCAACTGTGATTTCTTTGGATTATCGGACAAGAAGCCCAATTCCAAGGTGGCCATTGACGTGGATGTGGAGAAATTCTGGGACATCGTGGAGGAAGGCATCCGAAATTACGGTTGA
- a CDS encoding ABC transporter permease: protein MKFSNIINVSLIYATFRASTPIIYAALCAAITQQANILNVGTEGIMLMGAFMAVAISYTTGSWILGVLAAMLSGMFMAWIIAIGHIRYKADNCAIGMGVNLLAVALTKYLLNAILGQQGSFSDPKIIGIPKVHIPFLKNIPVLNDIFNDWSITEWFVIILVIAVWFVFYKTVWGLRLRAVGKFEQAAQTAGINVNGMKYQAILIAGLIGGLAGAHLSLGYSNLFRESMTNNRGFMGVAAMYFGNANPIFTAIGCLIFGFADSVGARVQAYGVPSQIVLLMPYVITIVVLVISLVSKQAAEKKKKSSLTGVSQ from the coding sequence ATGAAATTTTCCAATATTATCAATGTATCCCTGATTTATGCGACCTTCCGTGCTTCTACACCGATTATTTATGCGGCGCTCTGCGCGGCTATCACCCAGCAGGCCAACATTTTAAATGTCGGAACAGAGGGCATCATGCTCATGGGCGCATTTATGGCGGTTGCCATCAGCTACACCACGGGAAGCTGGATTCTGGGGGTGCTGGCAGCAATGCTGAGCGGCATGTTCATGGCATGGATCATCGCCATCGGCCACATCCGCTACAAGGCGGACAACTGTGCCATCGGTATGGGCGTCAACCTGCTGGCAGTGGCCCTGACCAAGTATCTTCTGAATGCCATTCTGGGGCAGCAGGGTTCCTTCTCTGACCCGAAGATCATCGGCATTCCCAAGGTACATATTCCGTTTTTGAAAAATATTCCGGTGCTCAACGACATTTTCAACGACTGGAGCATCACCGAGTGGTTTGTCATCATTCTGGTGATCGCCGTGTGGTTTGTTTTTTATAAGACCGTATGGGGCCTGCGGCTGCGGGCGGTTGGTAAGTTCGAGCAGGCAGCCCAGACAGCCGGCATCAATGTCAACGGCATGAAATATCAGGCCATCCTCATCGCCGGTCTCATCGGCGGTCTGGCAGGGGCCCATCTGTCTTTAGGATACAGCAATCTGTTCCGGGAGAGCATGACGAACAACCGTGGTTTCATGGGTGTGGCTGCCATGTATTTCGGCAACGCCAACCCGATCTTTACAGCCATCGGCTGTCTGATCTTTGGTTTTGCAGATTCTGTGGGTGCCCGGGTACAGGCTTACGGTGTGCCATCCCAGATCGTGCTGCTCATGCCCTACGTGATCACCATTGTGGTACTGGTCATTTCCCTGGTTTCCAAGCAGGCGGCAGAGAAGAAGAAGAAGAGTTCCCTTACCGGCGTGAGCCAGTAG
- a CDS encoding ABC transporter permease yields MNNKIVMIRKWVLTILLAMVIGSVLILMISENPLDAYAALIKGAFNGKLKFGTTLASFTPLLLTSTAFAVAAKGGAFNVGVEGEVFLGGITAAYIGINWTFLPAPILLVTCFLGAMAVGAAWAFIPGFLKAEYGVNEVCVTILMNSVAQYIASYLVSGPMSAGVANSQSLPVTVTLPKFLKPSNANAGMFIAILTVIFIGWMLKKTTFGYKVRTVGTNPVHAEYTGMKPKKVLVQTMMISGALGGMAGCIEVLGVYGYYLDNFAVGLGSNGMLAALIARSNVAVGPIVSFFLAVLKAGAMGMQQSTGVPKSIVDTITATFICVATMDLLFTFYGSKKKKKSEKSDKEGQEA; encoded by the coding sequence ATGAATAACAAGATCGTAATGATAAGAAAATGGGTTCTGACCATTCTCCTTGCTATGGTCATCGGTTCGGTGCTGATCCTGATGATCAGTGAGAATCCGCTGGATGCCTATGCTGCACTGATCAAGGGGGCTTTCAATGGAAAGCTGAAATTCGGAACCACACTGGCAAGCTTTACCCCGCTGCTTTTGACGTCCACAGCATTTGCCGTGGCAGCCAAAGGCGGTGCGTTCAACGTGGGCGTTGAGGGCGAGGTATTCCTGGGTGGTATTACCGCAGCCTATATCGGGATCAACTGGACCTTTCTTCCGGCTCCGATCCTGCTGGTAACCTGTTTCCTGGGTGCCATGGCAGTGGGTGCGGCCTGGGCCTTTATCCCCGGTTTCCTGAAAGCGGAATATGGGGTCAATGAGGTGTGCGTCACCATCCTGATGAACTCGGTGGCACAGTACATCGCTTCCTATCTCGTCAGCGGCCCCATGAGTGCGGGTGTGGCCAACAGCCAGTCCCTGCCGGTGACCGTGACGCTGCCGAAGTTTTTAAAACCGAGTAACGCCAATGCGGGCATGTTTATCGCCATCCTGACGGTGATTTTTATCGGCTGGATGTTAAAGAAGACCACCTTCGGCTACAAGGTGCGCACCGTTGGTACCAACCCGGTACATGCGGAGTACACCGGCATGAAGCCCAAGAAGGTGCTGGTACAGACGATGATGATCTCCGGTGCCCTGGGCGGCATGGCAGGCTGCATCGAGGTACTGGGCGTGTATGGATATTATCTGGACAACTTTGCAGTGGGACTTGGTTCCAACGGGATGCTGGCAGCTCTGATCGCAAGAAGCAACGTGGCCGTCGGCCCCATCGTATCCTTCTTCCTGGCTGTCCTGAAGGCCGGCGCTATGGGTATGCAGCAGAGTACGGGCGTACCTAAGTCCATCGTTGATACGATCACAGCCACCTTTATCTGTGTGGCAACCATGGATCTGCTGTTTACCTTTTACGGCAGTAAGAAAAAGAAAAAATCGGAGAAATCCGATAAGGAAGGACAGGAGGCGTAA